A region of Takifugu flavidus isolate HTHZ2018 chromosome 2, ASM371156v2, whole genome shotgun sequence DNA encodes the following proteins:
- the gpatch1 gene encoding G patch domain-containing protein 1 isoform X1, which yields MASNGGTEEDFVSYGTPLEPLEEDEPLKKPIPLHEQTVKDEKGRYQRFHGAFTGGFSAGYFNTVGSKEGWTPSTFVSSRQQKAEARPARPEDFMDEEDFGEHGIAPRGITTSQEFSSGNRDVVQEKARAVSAQAALIPGDLLLEELITPARSSIGVELLRKMGWKEGQGVGPRVKRRARQRRPGGGSKVHGCLLPPGSEDSEVEDEEEFAPENVTFAPKDVTPMNFNPKEGVQGLGYRGLDPGLALHSRGGSEHIDLFNPQSQSSSLLFGDATRVPRRGGVAGQAFGLGALEDDDDEEVYHRDSMSRYDTVIGGEEPGDGLYGWTAPQQYSQSRGKCRDSSYLGKILEGFTLTQRPPEEKVIFPPPALPRNYRPVRRTNPSVQLLSLTGVSPVLAEALRTSKGHMVKEDPQPVGGRHQLGAGQRGMLLGEDTLKGPVSVMELLRPKDRERILSIRGPSTQASQNASMQAVPPVVGGSVSSGLQQEALAAWKGIQTSSQTFRPFEKNSSKQARYDMYLTRLKQGDKDALEQSLDPAMTEWERGREQEEFVRASILYRPSTSSLSSRFTRAKDQEDEDNVEVNRDQEGDVDDKQSAVEMKMFGKMTRETFEWHPDKLLCKRFNVPEPYPGSGFVGLPKVKRDKFSVFNFLTVTESREPPEVAKKSRWDVSDQQKKEDTLNELISAARQQSSTQTPPTAASSSKAEVKNTDDKNEEEEEVEEEEETRPPMDLFKAIFSDSSEEKSSSSEAESDDEHAIKEEPSDLFVITTSVPSSTISSSITTSSISSSQQTAAVPSQSSAPDQDQEVFGPRLPPTLPPPSSQTAGSRTSSVCFPPPEKMLRKKEKKSKSKKQHKHKKEKKKKEKKHRHREKEQKKKSRKEESSSSGEDEDGGEDEAITTLELLKRMKNVRSHR from the exons ATGGCGTCCAACGGTGGGACTGAAGAGGATTTTGTGAGTTATGGGACTCCCCTGGAACCTTTAGAAGAAG ATGAGCCACTGAAGAAGCCTATTCCACTTCACGAACAGACGGTGAAGGATGAGAAGGGACGATACCAGAGGTTCCACGGAGCCTTCACCGGAGGGTTCTCAGCTGGGTATTTCAACACTGTTGGCAGCAAAGAGG GATGGACACCATCAACGTTCGTGTCTTCGCGGCAGCAGAAGGCGGAGGCGCGTCCTGCACGACCGGAAGACTTCATGGACGAGGAG GACTTTGGTGAGCATGGAATAGCACCCAGAGGGATCACCACCAGTCAGGAGTTCTCATCTGGTAACAGAGATGTGGTTCAAGAGAAGGCCAGAGCCGTTAGTGCTCAGGCAGCCCTCATCCCTGGTGacctcctcctggaggagctcattACACCAGCCAG GTCGTCCATCggggtggagctgctgaggaagaTGGGTTGGAAGGAGGGTCAGGGTGTCGGGCCTCGTGTGAAGAGGAGAGCCCGCCAGCGCAGGCCTG GTGGAGGTAGCAAAGTTCATGGctgtctgctgccccctggaTCGGAGGACTCTGAG gttgaagatgaggaagagtttGCTCCAGAAAATGTGACCTTTGCCCCGAAGGATGTGACTCCAATGAACTTCAACCCCAAGGAGGGAGTTCAGGGCCTGGGGTATCGCGGTCTGGACCCAGGCCTGGCCCTGCACAGTCGGGGGGGGTCAGAACACATCGACCTGTTCAACCCGCAGTCCCAGAGCAGTAGTTTGCTGTTTGGAGATGCAACCAGAGTCCCGCGGCGAGGAGGCGTGGCCGGACAG GCATTTGGACTGGGCGCTCTtgaagatgatgacgatgaagagGTTTACCACAGAGACTCCATGTCCAGATACGACACCGTCATCGGAGGGGAGGAGCCCGGTGATGGATTATACGGCTGGACGGCTCCGCAGCAGTACAGCCAGAGCAGGG GGAAATGCAGAGACAGCTCGTACTTGGGAAAGATCCTGGAGGGCTTCACTCTGACCCAGAGGCCACCGGAAGAGAAAGTG ATTTTTCCTCCGCCCGCTCTGCCCAGAAACTATCGTCCGGTTCGCCGGACAAATCCCTCTGTCCAGCTCTTGAGCCTTACAGGGGTGAGTCCAGTGCTGGCTGAGGCCCTCCGCACTTCAAAGGGACACATGGTCAAAGAAGATCCGCAGCCGGTGGGGGGGCGGCACCAGCTGGGTGCCGGTCAGAGAGGAATGCTGCTGGGAGAAGACACTCTGAAAG GTCCTGTCTCAGTAATGGAGCTCCTGAGACCCAAAGACAGAGAACGAATCCTCAGCATCCGCGGTCCCTCCACACAAGCATCCCAGAATGCATCTATGCAGGCTGTGCCACCCGTTGTAGGTGGGTCAGTCTCCTCTGgcctccagcaggaggcgctggcAGCCTGGAAAGGCATCCAGACCTCCTCACAGACGTTTCGACCATTCGAGAAGAACTCAAGCAAACAGGCTCGTTATGATATGTACCTGACCCGCCTGAAACAGGGAGACAAAG ATGCTCTGGAGCAAAGTCTGGACCCGGCCATGACAGAGTGGGAGCGcggcagagagcaggaggagttTGTTCGAGCCTCCATCCTGTACAGACCCAGCAcgtcttccctctcctctcgtTTCACCAGAGCCAAAgaccaggaggatgaggacaaCGTGGAGGTCAACCGAGACCAGGAG GGCGATGTAGATGACAAACAATCTGCGGTGGAGATGAAGATGTTTGGAAAAATGACGAGAGAGACGTTTGAGTGGCATCCTGATAAACTGCTCTGCAAACGCTTTAATGTGCCTGAGCCTTACCCCGG GTCTGGTTTTGTGGGTCTGCCAAAGGTGAAGAGAGACAAGTTTTCGGTTTTTAACTTTCTGACGGTGACGGAGAGCAGAGAGCCTCCAG AGGTTGCGAAGAAATCACGGTGGGATGTTTCAGACCAGCAGAAGAAGGAGGACACTCTGAATGAGCTGATCAGTGCTGCACGGCAACAAAGCTCCACCCAAACGCCACCTACCGCCGCCAGCTCCAGCAAAGCAGAG GTGAAGAACACTGATGACaagaatgaggaggaggaagaagtagaggaggaggaggagaccagacCTCCCATGGATCTCTTCAAGGCCATTTTCTCTGACTCCTCCGAGGAGAAATCCTCCTCATCAGAAGCAGAAAGCGACGATGAGCATGCCATAAAGGAGGAGCCATCAGACCTATTTGTCATTAccacctctgtcccctcctCCACTATAAGCTCTTCCATCACaacctcctccatcagctccagccaGCAAACGG CTGCCGTTCCATCACAGAGCTCAGCACCGGACCAGGATCAGGAGGTGTTCGGTCCCAGGCTGCCGCCAACGTTGCCTCCCCCATCCAGTCAGACGG CAGGAAGTAGAACCTCTTCTGTCTGCTTCCCACCACCGGAGAAGATGCtcaggaagaaggagaagaaaagcaagagtaaaaagcagcacaaacacaagaagGAGAAG aagaagaaagagaagaagcacCGACATAGAgaaaaggagcagaagaagaagagcaggaaagaggAGTCCAGCAGCAGTGGGGAGGATGAGGACGGTGGGGAAGATGAAGCCATTACCACACTGGAGCTGctcaagag AATGAAAAATGTGCGATCGCATCGCTGA
- the gpatch1 gene encoding G patch domain-containing protein 1 isoform X2 yields the protein MASNGGTEEDFVSYGTPLEPLEEDEPLKKPIPLHEQTVKDEKGRYQRFHGAFTGGFSAGYFNTVGSKEGWTPSTFVSSRQQKAEARPARPEDFMDEEDFGEHGIAPRGITTSQEFSSGNRDVVQEKARAVSAQAALIPGDLLLEELITPARSSIGVELLRKMGWKEGQGVGPRVKRRARQRRPGGGSKVHGCLLPPGSEDSEVEDEEEFAPENVTFAPKDVTPMNFNPKEGVQGLGYRGLDPGLALHSRGGSEHIDLFNPQSQSSSLLFGDATRVPRRGGVAGQAFGLGALEDDDDEEVYHRDSMSRYDTVIGGEEPGDGLYGWTAPQQYSQSRGKCRDSSYLGKILEGFTLTQRPPEEKVIFPPPALPRNYRPVRRTNPSVQLLSLTGVSPVLAEALRTSKGHMVKEDPQPVGGRHQLGAGQRGMLLGEDTLKGPVSVMELLRPKDRERILSIRGPSTQASQNASMQAVPPVVGGSVSSGLQQEALAAWKGIQTSSQTFRPFEKNSSKQARYDMYLTRLKQGDKDALEQSLDPAMTEWERGREQEEFVRASILYRPSTSSLSSRFTRAKDQEDEDNVEVNRDQEGDVDDKQSAVEMKMFGKMTRETFEWHPDKLLCKRFNVPEPYPGSGFVGLPKVKRDKFSVFNFLTVTESREPPEVAKKSRWDVSDQQKKEDTLNELISAARQQSSTQTPPTAASSSKAEVKNTDDKNEEEEEVEEEEETRPPMDLFKAIFSDSSEEKSSSSEAESDDEHAIKEEPSDLFVITTSVPSSTISSSITTSSISSSQQTAAVPSQSSAPDQDQEVFGPRLPPTLPPPSSQTGSRTSSVCFPPPEKMLRKKEKKSKSKKQHKHKKEKKKKEKKHRHREKEQKKKSRKEESSSSGEDEDGGEDEAITTLELLKRMKNVRSHR from the exons ATGGCGTCCAACGGTGGGACTGAAGAGGATTTTGTGAGTTATGGGACTCCCCTGGAACCTTTAGAAGAAG ATGAGCCACTGAAGAAGCCTATTCCACTTCACGAACAGACGGTGAAGGATGAGAAGGGACGATACCAGAGGTTCCACGGAGCCTTCACCGGAGGGTTCTCAGCTGGGTATTTCAACACTGTTGGCAGCAAAGAGG GATGGACACCATCAACGTTCGTGTCTTCGCGGCAGCAGAAGGCGGAGGCGCGTCCTGCACGACCGGAAGACTTCATGGACGAGGAG GACTTTGGTGAGCATGGAATAGCACCCAGAGGGATCACCACCAGTCAGGAGTTCTCATCTGGTAACAGAGATGTGGTTCAAGAGAAGGCCAGAGCCGTTAGTGCTCAGGCAGCCCTCATCCCTGGTGacctcctcctggaggagctcattACACCAGCCAG GTCGTCCATCggggtggagctgctgaggaagaTGGGTTGGAAGGAGGGTCAGGGTGTCGGGCCTCGTGTGAAGAGGAGAGCCCGCCAGCGCAGGCCTG GTGGAGGTAGCAAAGTTCATGGctgtctgctgccccctggaTCGGAGGACTCTGAG gttgaagatgaggaagagtttGCTCCAGAAAATGTGACCTTTGCCCCGAAGGATGTGACTCCAATGAACTTCAACCCCAAGGAGGGAGTTCAGGGCCTGGGGTATCGCGGTCTGGACCCAGGCCTGGCCCTGCACAGTCGGGGGGGGTCAGAACACATCGACCTGTTCAACCCGCAGTCCCAGAGCAGTAGTTTGCTGTTTGGAGATGCAACCAGAGTCCCGCGGCGAGGAGGCGTGGCCGGACAG GCATTTGGACTGGGCGCTCTtgaagatgatgacgatgaagagGTTTACCACAGAGACTCCATGTCCAGATACGACACCGTCATCGGAGGGGAGGAGCCCGGTGATGGATTATACGGCTGGACGGCTCCGCAGCAGTACAGCCAGAGCAGGG GGAAATGCAGAGACAGCTCGTACTTGGGAAAGATCCTGGAGGGCTTCACTCTGACCCAGAGGCCACCGGAAGAGAAAGTG ATTTTTCCTCCGCCCGCTCTGCCCAGAAACTATCGTCCGGTTCGCCGGACAAATCCCTCTGTCCAGCTCTTGAGCCTTACAGGGGTGAGTCCAGTGCTGGCTGAGGCCCTCCGCACTTCAAAGGGACACATGGTCAAAGAAGATCCGCAGCCGGTGGGGGGGCGGCACCAGCTGGGTGCCGGTCAGAGAGGAATGCTGCTGGGAGAAGACACTCTGAAAG GTCCTGTCTCAGTAATGGAGCTCCTGAGACCCAAAGACAGAGAACGAATCCTCAGCATCCGCGGTCCCTCCACACAAGCATCCCAGAATGCATCTATGCAGGCTGTGCCACCCGTTGTAGGTGGGTCAGTCTCCTCTGgcctccagcaggaggcgctggcAGCCTGGAAAGGCATCCAGACCTCCTCACAGACGTTTCGACCATTCGAGAAGAACTCAAGCAAACAGGCTCGTTATGATATGTACCTGACCCGCCTGAAACAGGGAGACAAAG ATGCTCTGGAGCAAAGTCTGGACCCGGCCATGACAGAGTGGGAGCGcggcagagagcaggaggagttTGTTCGAGCCTCCATCCTGTACAGACCCAGCAcgtcttccctctcctctcgtTTCACCAGAGCCAAAgaccaggaggatgaggacaaCGTGGAGGTCAACCGAGACCAGGAG GGCGATGTAGATGACAAACAATCTGCGGTGGAGATGAAGATGTTTGGAAAAATGACGAGAGAGACGTTTGAGTGGCATCCTGATAAACTGCTCTGCAAACGCTTTAATGTGCCTGAGCCTTACCCCGG GTCTGGTTTTGTGGGTCTGCCAAAGGTGAAGAGAGACAAGTTTTCGGTTTTTAACTTTCTGACGGTGACGGAGAGCAGAGAGCCTCCAG AGGTTGCGAAGAAATCACGGTGGGATGTTTCAGACCAGCAGAAGAAGGAGGACACTCTGAATGAGCTGATCAGTGCTGCACGGCAACAAAGCTCCACCCAAACGCCACCTACCGCCGCCAGCTCCAGCAAAGCAGAG GTGAAGAACACTGATGACaagaatgaggaggaggaagaagtagaggaggaggaggagaccagacCTCCCATGGATCTCTTCAAGGCCATTTTCTCTGACTCCTCCGAGGAGAAATCCTCCTCATCAGAAGCAGAAAGCGACGATGAGCATGCCATAAAGGAGGAGCCATCAGACCTATTTGTCATTAccacctctgtcccctcctCCACTATAAGCTCTTCCATCACaacctcctccatcagctccagccaGCAAACGG CTGCCGTTCCATCACAGAGCTCAGCACCGGACCAGGATCAGGAGGTGTTCGGTCCCAGGCTGCCGCCAACGTTGCCTCCCCCATCCAGTCAGACGG GAAGTAGAACCTCTTCTGTCTGCTTCCCACCACCGGAGAAGATGCtcaggaagaaggagaagaaaagcaagagtaaaaagcagcacaaacacaagaagGAGAAG aagaagaaagagaagaagcacCGACATAGAgaaaaggagcagaagaagaagagcaggaaagaggAGTCCAGCAGCAGTGGGGAGGATGAGGACGGTGGGGAAGATGAAGCCATTACCACACTGGAGCTGctcaagag AATGAAAAATGTGCGATCGCATCGCTGA